A genomic region of Echeneis naucrates chromosome 24, fEcheNa1.1, whole genome shotgun sequence contains the following coding sequences:
- the hmgn3 gene encoding high mobility group nucleosome-binding domain-containing protein 3 isoform X1 → MPKRKSPEGPEGKDASKVTKQEPTRRSERLSAKPAPPPKLEAKPKKAIVKKVADDKGAKVKKGGPKGKKEDGPAQNGDTKTNEVTEAAEEATEEKV, encoded by the exons ATGCCGAAGAGAAAG TCTCCAGAGGGCCCTGAGGGCAAGGATGCCTCCAAAGTCACAAAACAAGAG CCCACCAGAAGGTCAGAGAGATTGTCAGCG AAACCTGCTCCTCCACCCAAGCTTGAGGCCAAACCTAAGAAGGCCATTGTCAAG AAGGTGGCAGATGATAAGGGGGCGAAGGTGAAGAAGGGTGGCCCTAAGGGGAAGAAGGAAGATGGTCCTGCCCAGAATGGAGACACCAAGACCAATGAG GTAACTGAAGCGGCAGAGGAGGCCACTGAGGAGAAGGTGTAA
- the hmgn3 gene encoding high mobility group nucleosome-binding domain-containing protein 3 isoform X2 has translation MPKRKSPEGPEGKDASKVTKQEKPAPPPKLEAKPKKAIVKKVADDKGAKVKKGGPKGKKEDGPAQNGDTKTNEVTEAAEEATEEKV, from the exons ATGCCGAAGAGAAAG TCTCCAGAGGGCCCTGAGGGCAAGGATGCCTCCAAAGTCACAAAACAAGAG AAACCTGCTCCTCCACCCAAGCTTGAGGCCAAACCTAAGAAGGCCATTGTCAAG AAGGTGGCAGATGATAAGGGGGCGAAGGTGAAGAAGGGTGGCCCTAAGGGGAAGAAGGAAGATGGTCCTGCCCAGAATGGAGACACCAAGACCAATGAG GTAACTGAAGCGGCAGAGGAGGCCACTGAGGAGAAGGTGTAA